A region of Paenimyroides aestuarii DNA encodes the following proteins:
- a CDS encoding glycosyltransferase family 2 protein — MKQIAVVLLNWNGLNLLKQFLPIVEKFSAQAAIYIADNASTDSSKEYVQQHFKSVQWIQLADNFGYAKGYNLALEQINEEYICLLNTDIEVSENWLQPVLSLFQSDASIGIIQPKILDFKNKNYFEYAGAAGGFIDKYGFPFCRGRIFDTLEENKNQYQTKPIFWASGACFFIRNRVFKQLNGFDAAFFAHQEEIDLCWRAFNQNIKTYYCNESTVYHIGGATLKKSNPKKTFLNFRNSLCMLYKNVPKDKRFSIIFKRLCLDGLAGIKFFISLKPLHTFAIIKAHFAYYGMLSKLKNKAEQNPKTNYFYTDNIVTAYFLKGKKKFNEL, encoded by the coding sequence ATGAAGCAAATTGCCGTTGTTCTTTTAAACTGGAACGGACTGAATCTTTTAAAGCAATTTTTACCAATTGTAGAAAAATTTTCTGCCCAAGCCGCTATTTATATTGCAGATAATGCCTCTACCGATTCTTCGAAAGAATATGTGCAACAACATTTTAAATCGGTTCAATGGATTCAACTTGCTGATAATTTTGGTTATGCAAAAGGATATAATTTGGCTTTAGAACAGATAAATGAAGAATATATTTGCCTGCTAAATACTGATATTGAAGTTTCTGAAAATTGGTTGCAACCTGTGTTGAGTTTATTTCAAAGCGATGCTTCCATTGGAATTATTCAGCCCAAGATTTTAGATTTTAAAAACAAAAATTATTTTGAATATGCAGGTGCAGCCGGCGGATTTATCGATAAATACGGTTTTCCATTTTGCAGAGGTAGAATATTTGATACCCTAGAAGAAAATAAAAATCAGTACCAAACCAAACCCATTTTTTGGGCATCTGGCGCCTGTTTTTTCATTAGAAACCGTGTGTTTAAACAATTAAATGGCTTTGATGCAGCTTTTTTTGCCCATCAAGAAGAAATTGACTTATGCTGGCGAGCTTTTAACCAAAACATAAAAACTTATTATTGTAATGAAAGTACGGTGTACCATATTGGTGGTGCCACTTTAAAAAAATCGAACCCTAAAAAAACGTTTTTAAACTTCAGAAATTCGCTGTGTATGCTGTATAAAAATGTACCAAAAGACAAGCGTTTTTCAATTATTTTTAAAAGATTGTGCTTAGATGGTTTAGCGGGTATTAAATTTTTTATCAGTTTGAAACCATTGCACACTTTTGCCATTATCAAGGCACATTTTGCTTATTACGGGATGCTTTCAAAACTGAAAAACAAAGCAGAACAAAACCCTAAAACCAATTATTTTTATACGGATAATATCGTAACTGCTTATTTCTTAAAGGGAAAAAAGAAGTTCAACGAATTATAG
- a CDS encoding TIGR02757 family protein — translation MNFNELKDYLDFKANQYNSPRFIESDPIQIPHRYQLKEDIEISGFLAATIAWGNRKMIINSADKMMQAMGNNPFDFVMNASSNQINAIDYIVHRTFNSEDFRYFVHSLRNIYAHQGGLEGVFSTTKQIDLQNRISAFKKVFFELSHQPRTTKHVSDPLKGSSSKRLNMFLRWMVRNDNKGVDFGIWKSVSPAELSCPLDVHSGNVARTLGILKRKQNDAKALQELDASLRKLDPTDPVKYDFALFGLGVFEGVK, via the coding sequence ATGAATTTTAACGAGTTAAAAGACTATCTAGATTTTAAGGCAAATCAATACAACAGCCCTCGGTTTATTGAATCAGATCCTATACAAATTCCGCACAGGTACCAGTTAAAGGAAGATATTGAAATAAGCGGATTTTTAGCAGCTACAATCGCTTGGGGAAACAGAAAAATGATTATCAATAGTGCCGATAAGATGATGCAGGCAATGGGCAATAATCCTTTTGATTTTGTGATGAATGCTTCAAGTAATCAAATCAATGCGATTGATTATATTGTACACCGAACGTTTAATTCAGAAGATTTTAGATATTTTGTGCATTCTCTACGAAATATTTATGCACATCAAGGCGGTTTAGAAGGTGTTTTTTCAACTACTAAACAGATTGATTTACAGAATAGAATTTCGGCATTTAAAAAAGTATTTTTCGAGCTGAGTCATCAGCCAAGAACCACAAAGCATGTCTCAGACCCTTTAAAAGGTTCTTCTTCAAAACGTTTGAATATGTTTTTAAGATGGATGGTCCGCAATGACAACAAGGGCGTAGATTTTGGTATATGGAAATCGGTATCGCCTGCGGAATTATCTTGTCCGTTAGATGTGCATTCGGGCAATGTGGCCCGGACATTAGGAATCTTAAAACGCAAGCAAAACGATGCCAAAGCCTTGCAAGAACTCGATGCGTCATTACGCAAATTAGACCCAACAGATCCTGTAAAATACGATTTTGCTTTGTTTGGATTAGGTGTTTTTGAAGGTGTTAAATGA
- a CDS encoding Ppx/GppA phosphatase family protein, whose amino-acid sequence MIKIKKYAAIDIGSNAMRLLIANVVEEQNKPTQFNKSHLIRVPIRLGQDAFTVGEISEESAGRMIKAMQAFKLLMDVYKVEKYAACATSAMREAYNGKELVEEIAQKANIHIDIIEGKTEAAIIANSDLQAFIKSNGHYLYVDVGGGSTEFTLFSNGKQMVSKSFKNGTVRLLNNMVTESVWTEIEKWIKTHTAHLSNLEIIGSGGNINKIFKMSGKTNDKPLTQSYLMQRYKYLNSLTYEERIYTLGLNTDRADVIIPAIRIYANAMKWSNAKHIYVPKIGLSDGIVKAMYYKNTQIAIHEILP is encoded by the coding sequence ATGATAAAAATTAAGAAATACGCAGCAATTGATATTGGCTCTAATGCCATGAGATTGCTTATTGCCAATGTGGTAGAAGAGCAAAATAAACCCACACAATTCAACAAAAGTCATTTAATCCGCGTACCTATCCGATTGGGACAAGATGCGTTTACAGTAGGCGAAATTTCAGAAGAAAGCGCTGGCAGAATGATAAAGGCGATGCAAGCTTTTAAATTGTTAATGGACGTTTATAAAGTAGAAAAATATGCTGCTTGCGCCACTTCAGCCATGCGCGAAGCTTATAATGGAAAAGAGTTGGTAGAAGAAATTGCTCAAAAAGCCAACATACATATTGATATTATTGAAGGAAAAACCGAAGCAGCTATTATTGCAAATTCAGATTTACAGGCTTTTATAAAAAGCAATGGACACTATTTATATGTGGATGTGGGTGGTGGTAGTACCGAATTCACTTTGTTTTCAAACGGCAAACAAATGGTTTCCAAATCTTTTAAAAACGGTACTGTTCGCTTGTTGAACAATATGGTTACAGAAAGTGTTTGGACCGAAATTGAAAAATGGATCAAGACACATACTGCCCATTTATCCAATCTAGAAATTATAGGTTCTGGTGGAAATATCAACAAAATTTTTAAAATGTCTGGGAAAACCAATGACAAACCACTTACGCAGAGCTATTTAATGCAACGCTACAAATATTTGAATTCGTTAACCTACGAAGAACGTATTTATACATTGGGACTTAATACCGATCGCGCAGATGTGATTATTCCAGCTATCCGCATTTATGCAAATGCAATGAAATGGAGCAATGCCAAACACATTTATGTACCAAAAATTGGACTCTCTGATGGAATTGTAAAAGCAATGTATTATAAAAACACACAGATTGCGATTCATGAGATTCTTCCGTAA
- the ppk1 gene encoding polyphosphate kinase 1, with protein MQVNQPKYIDREKSWLAFNERVLQEAADHTVPLLDRLRFLGIFSNNLDEFFRVRYASIRRISISKDQQKKLISGISAKELLQDITEIVINQQSKSLAILNEIEEELQKEGIFIVDETQINHEQQQFIREFFIHNVSPVLVTIILNDLAEFPLIRDAYGYLAVKLVKKSSEDSVKSIKKRTRYALIEIPTHINRFVELPKIDGKQYIILLDDVIRFNLDYIFSIFDYESISAHMIKITRDAELDFDSDLHKSFLEKISNSVRERRLGEVVRFVYDSTIDKDTLDFFLDKMDIEAVDSIIPGGRYHNRRDYMNFPNLGRNDLTLGKIKPMPVSGLNLQGMIQQIKSKDFLVHTPFQSFNYVVKFLREAALDPKVTSIKITLYRLAKNSQIISSLINAAKNGKQVTVQIELQARFDETSNINYAEIMQAEGIKLIFGVKGLKVHSKICVIERLEGKKVKRYGFISTGNFNESTSNIYTDVTLLTAHSRIMKEVNKVFEFFEVNYKIYRYKELIVSPHYTRSKFTKLIDDEIQKALNEQPAMIRLKMNSLSDYKMIDKLYDASRAGVKIQLIVRGICCLIPGVPGLSENIEAISIVDNLLEHSRIYIFGTDDQAKVFISSADFMTRNIDERVEVTCPIYDTHIQKELIDTFGIYWKGNVKVRLHSERLENRYRRLGESRFKAQEELFNYYRNKIEVILD; from the coding sequence ATGCAAGTTAATCAACCAAAATATATTGACCGCGAAAAAAGCTGGTTAGCGTTCAACGAGCGCGTGTTGCAGGAAGCCGCAGACCACACGGTGCCCCTTTTGGACCGTTTGCGGTTCTTAGGAATTTTTTCAAATAATTTAGATGAATTTTTTAGGGTTCGATATGCATCAATTCGCAGAATATCCATTTCGAAAGACCAACAAAAAAAGTTGATAAGCGGTATTTCTGCCAAAGAATTATTGCAAGACATCACCGAGATTGTGATTAATCAGCAATCAAAAAGCTTGGCAATTTTAAACGAAATTGAAGAAGAACTTCAAAAAGAAGGGATTTTTATTGTAGATGAAACACAAATCAACCACGAACAACAACAATTTATCCGCGAATTTTTTATTCACAATGTGAGTCCGGTTTTGGTAACCATTATTTTGAATGATTTAGCCGAATTTCCGTTGATCAGAGATGCATACGGATATTTAGCTGTAAAATTGGTAAAAAAGTCCAGCGAAGATTCTGTAAAATCAATCAAAAAACGCACCCGTTATGCTTTAATAGAAATACCTACACACATCAATAGATTTGTAGAACTGCCTAAAATCGACGGAAAGCAGTATATTATTTTGCTTGATGACGTGATTCGATTTAATTTAGATTATATCTTTTCGATTTTCGATTACGAGAGTATTTCTGCACACATGATAAAAATTACCCGCGATGCCGAGTTGGATTTCGATTCAGATTTACATAAATCTTTTTTAGAGAAAATTTCCAATTCAGTGCGTGAACGCAGGCTGGGCGAGGTGGTTCGATTTGTGTACGACAGCACTATTGACAAAGACACCCTTGATTTCTTCTTAGATAAAATGGATATCGAAGCAGTAGATAGCATCATTCCGGGAGGGCGTTATCACAACCGCCGCGATTATATGAATTTTCCCAATTTAGGCAGAAACGATCTTACTTTGGGGAAAATAAAGCCAATGCCTGTAAGCGGATTGAATTTGCAAGGGATGATTCAGCAGATAAAAAGCAAAGATTTTTTGGTGCATACGCCTTTTCAATCGTTTAATTATGTAGTGAAATTCTTGCGCGAAGCGGCATTAGATCCAAAAGTAACAAGCATAAAAATTACCTTGTATCGTTTGGCAAAAAATTCGCAAATCATTTCATCGCTTATAAATGCTGCGAAAAACGGCAAACAAGTTACCGTACAAATTGAATTGCAAGCGCGTTTTGATGAAACCAGCAACATTAATTATGCCGAAATAATGCAAGCAGAAGGCATTAAATTGATTTTTGGTGTGAAAGGATTAAAAGTGCACAGCAAAATTTGTGTAATTGAACGCTTAGAAGGCAAAAAAGTAAAGAGATATGGCTTTATATCTACCGGAAATTTCAATGAAAGCACTTCTAATATTTATACCGATGTCACTTTGTTAACTGCCCATTCACGCATCATGAAGGAAGTAAATAAAGTGTTTGAATTTTTTGAAGTGAATTATAAAATCTATCGTTATAAAGAATTAATTGTTTCCCCGCATTACACCCGCTCTAAATTTACCAAATTAATAGATGATGAAATTCAGAAAGCTTTGAATGAGCAACCTGCAATGATTCGATTAAAAATGAACAGTTTATCAGACTATAAAATGATTGATAAATTGTATGATGCCAGTCGGGCAGGAGTTAAGATTCAATTAATCGTAAGGGGAATTTGCTGTTTAATACCCGGCGTTCCCGGATTAAGCGAAAATATTGAAGCAATTAGTATTGTGGATAATTTGTTAGAACATTCCCGAATTTACATTTTCGGAACAGATGATCAAGCAAAAGTTTTTATATCATCTGCCGATTTTATGACTAGAAATATTGACGAACGGGTAGAGGTTACTTGCCCAATTTATGATACGCACATTCAAAAAGAATTAATCGATACATTTGGAATTTACTGGAAAGGCAATGTGAAAGTGCGACTGCATTCCGAGCGATTAGAAAACCGCTACCGTCGTTTGGGAGAATCGCGATTTAAAGCCCAAGAAGAACTTTTCAATTATTACCGAAATAAAATAGAAGTTATTTTAGATTAA
- a CDS encoding SixA phosphatase family protein has translation MKKLILIRHGKSSWDMPIEDHERPLTNKGIKNSNAVFETIQDKLPERFLIWSSTAKRAHDTAKIFNEVLNIPQELTVLKQDLYTFDATHLTKIIRNCKDSVPSLIIFGHNNAITDFVNTFGDKFIDNVPTSGIVILEFNDENWNTIKKGTVTETLFPKDLINAS, from the coding sequence ATGAAAAAATTAATATTAATAAGGCACGGAAAATCATCATGGGATATGCCAATTGAAGACCATGAACGCCCGTTGACAAATAAAGGCATTAAAAACTCCAATGCAGTTTTTGAAACTATTCAAGATAAATTACCCGAACGCTTTTTAATATGGTCTAGTACTGCGAAGAGAGCGCATGACACGGCTAAAATCTTCAATGAAGTCTTAAATATTCCGCAAGAATTAACGGTATTAAAGCAAGATTTATACACTTTTGATGCCACACATTTAACCAAAATAATAAGAAATTGTAAAGATTCGGTTCCAAGTCTTATTATTTTTGGGCATAACAATGCAATTACCGATTTTGTTAATACATTTGGCGATAAATTTATAGATAATGTTCCCACGTCGGGTATCGTGATTTTAGAATTCAACGATGAGAATTGGAACACTATAAAAAAAGGTACTGTTACCGAAACTTTATTTCCAAAAGATTTAATAAATGCAAGTTAA
- a CDS encoding DUF4199 domain-containing protein has protein sequence MNKIGIELKWAALITAFTCGWAALESALGYHKDFSNIIVTAFIYYVILTFLWAIAFIDKKKSLGKNAVWEFKSAFKFGLFLTGLLTLLSPISQYIIYENISPDYFENIINYQLSKGKQTRESLELIHNMNFTIRQGVMNALSLGVIYSALYAWVFKTKKQVINTPPTQTNFNKKKK, from the coding sequence ATGAACAAAATAGGAATCGAGCTGAAATGGGCGGCTTTAATTACTGCATTTACTTGCGGTTGGGCGGCTTTAGAGAGTGCTTTGGGTTATCATAAAGATTTTAGCAATATTATTGTAACGGCCTTTATTTATTATGTGATTTTGACTTTTTTGTGGGCAATTGCTTTTATCGACAAGAAAAAATCATTAGGAAAAAACGCCGTTTGGGAATTTAAAAGTGCTTTTAAGTTTGGTTTATTCCTTACCGGATTGTTAACCCTTCTAAGTCCTATTTCGCAATATATCATTTATGAAAATATTTCGCCCGATTATTTTGAAAACATCATTAATTATCAACTTTCTAAAGGAAAACAAACGCGTGAAAGTTTAGAATTAATCCACAATATGAATTTTACGATTAGGCAAGGTGTGATGAACGCTTTATCTTTAGGCGTGATTTACTCTGCTTTGTATGCGTGGGTTTTTAAAACTAAAAAACAAGTAATCAACACCCCGCCAACCCAAACCAACTTCAATAAAAAGAAAAAATAA
- the kdsA gene encoding 3-deoxy-8-phosphooctulonate synthase — MNLANIPQIKHLNSGNFFVLAGPCAIESEEMALKIAERLIAITDRLQIPLVFKGSFKKANRSRIDSFTGIGDEKALKILQKVSNEFHVPTVTDIHESSDAEMAAAYVDVLQIPAFLVRQTDLVVAAAKTGKTVNLKKGQFMSPESMKHAVQKVLDCQNENVMVTDRGTMFGYQDMIVDYRGIPTMQQYATTVLDITHSLQQPNQASGVTGGRPDLIETVAKAGIAVGVDGIFIETHFDPANAKSDGANMLHLDYFEALMEKLVAIRQTVRNF; from the coding sequence ATGAATTTAGCAAACATACCCCAAATTAAACATTTAAACAGCGGCAACTTTTTTGTATTAGCAGGTCCTTGTGCGATTGAAAGCGAAGAAATGGCATTGAAAATTGCTGAACGATTGATTGCTATTACCGATCGCTTGCAAATTCCGTTGGTTTTTAAAGGCTCGTTTAAAAAAGCAAACCGTTCACGAATTGATTCTTTTACAGGAATTGGTGATGAAAAAGCATTGAAAATACTGCAAAAGGTTTCCAATGAATTCCATGTGCCAACGGTTACTGATATTCATGAAAGCAGCGATGCAGAAATGGCGGCAGCTTATGTAGATGTGCTACAAATACCTGCTTTTTTGGTACGCCAAACCGATTTAGTGGTTGCAGCAGCCAAAACAGGCAAAACGGTGAATTTAAAGAAAGGACAATTCATGAGCCCGGAAAGTATGAAACACGCCGTTCAAAAAGTGTTGGATTGCCAAAATGAAAACGTGATGGTGACCGATCGAGGTACGATGTTTGGATACCAAGATATGATTGTGGATTACCGCGGTATTCCTACCATGCAACAATATGCTACCACAGTTTTAGACATTACACATTCTTTGCAACAACCCAACCAAGCAAGTGGTGTAACAGGCGGAAGACCCGATTTAATTGAAACAGTGGCAAAAGCTGGTATTGCTGTGGGCGTGGACGGAATTTTTATTGAAACACATTTCGACCCTGCGAATGCAAAGAGTGATGGCGCAAACATGTTGCATTTAGATTACTTTGAAGCTTTAATGGAAAAGCTAGTAGCTATCCGACAAACGGTTAGAAATTTTTAA
- a CDS encoding aminoacyl-histidine dipeptidase, with translation MSQDIRNLEPLPLWNHFADLNAVPRPSKKEERVIAFMKQFGENLGLETLVDEVGNVIIKKPATAGMENRKTIVLQSHLDMVHQKNNDTVFDFDNQGIDMYIDGDWVRAKGTTLGADNGIGVATIMAVLASKEIEHPAIEALFTIDEETGMTGAMGLKGGLLTGEILLNLDTEEDDEIDIGCAGGVDVTATAEYEEEEVPDGSVAYKITVKGLKGGHSGMDIHKGLGNANKFMNRLLFNGFDNFGLQIASINGGSLRNAIPRESVAQVIIAKMYDESFVFDMQTVVNEIKAEYATTEPNLEVIFEKQDTLPEKVMPAMAQFYLVRALYTAHNGVYKMSADFEDLVETSNNIAKVTVGDGKLQIQCLTRSSVETSKFDLANSLRAAFELMGCEVNFSGTYPGWTPNPNSSILKVLDELYEKQNGQKANVVACHAGLECGILGTNYPDMEMISFGPTIRGAHSPEERVSIASVQKYWKFVVEILKNIPVKQ, from the coding sequence ATGAGTCAAGATATTCGCAATTTAGAGCCACTGCCATTGTGGAATCATTTTGCAGATTTAAACGCAGTGCCGCGTCCGTCTAAAAAAGAAGAGCGTGTGATTGCTTTTATGAAACAATTTGGTGAAAATTTAGGTTTAGAAACCCTTGTAGATGAAGTAGGAAATGTAATTATAAAAAAGCCGGCAACTGCTGGCATGGAGAACCGTAAAACAATCGTTTTACAGTCACATTTAGACATGGTGCACCAAAAAAATAACGATACCGTTTTCGATTTTGATAACCAAGGAATTGATATGTATATCGATGGTGATTGGGTGCGTGCAAAAGGCACCACTTTAGGAGCAGATAACGGTATTGGTGTTGCAACCATAATGGCTGTTTTAGCATCAAAAGAAATAGAGCATCCGGCAATTGAAGCGTTGTTTACCATTGATGAAGAAACCGGAATGACAGGAGCAATGGGACTAAAAGGTGGATTGCTAACAGGCGAAATCTTATTAAATTTAGATACTGAAGAAGATGATGAAATTGATATTGGTTGTGCAGGTGGGGTTGATGTAACCGCAACGGCTGAATATGAAGAAGAAGAAGTTCCCGATGGATCTGTTGCTTATAAAATCACTGTAAAAGGTTTAAAAGGCGGACATTCGGGTATGGATATTCACAAAGGTTTAGGCAATGCCAACAAATTCATGAACCGTTTGCTTTTTAATGGTTTTGATAATTTTGGTTTGCAAATTGCAAGTATCAATGGAGGTAGTCTTCGCAATGCCATTCCTCGCGAAAGTGTTGCACAAGTAATTATCGCTAAAATGTACGATGAATCGTTTGTGTTTGATATGCAAACTGTTGTAAATGAAATTAAAGCGGAATATGCAACCACCGAGCCAAACTTGGAAGTTATTTTTGAAAAGCAAGATACATTGCCCGAAAAAGTGATGCCTGCAATGGCTCAGTTTTATTTGGTACGCGCTTTATATACTGCACACAACGGTGTTTATAAAATGAGTGCCGATTTTGAGGATTTAGTAGAAACATCCAACAATATTGCAAAAGTTACGGTTGGTGATGGAAAATTGCAAATTCAATGCTTAACGCGTTCGTCGGTTGAAACTTCAAAGTTTGATTTGGCGAATAGTTTGCGTGCTGCATTTGAATTAATGGGCTGTGAAGTAAATTTCTCAGGAACATATCCGGGATGGACACCGAACCCCAATTCATCTATCTTAAAAGTTTTAGATGAATTGTATGAAAAACAAAACGGACAAAAAGCCAATGTTGTGGCTTGCCACGCCGGATTGGAATGTGGTATTTTAGGAACCAATTACCCCGATATGGAAATGATTTCTTTTGGACCAACCATTCGCGGTGCGCATTCACCAGAAGAGCGTGTTTCTATCGCATCTGTCCAAAAATATTGGAAATTTGTGGTAGAAATTCTAAAGAATATACCTGTTAAACAATAA
- a CDS encoding (2Fe-2S) ferredoxin domain-containing protein: MGKCKSFSEVIYFCDGKKCCRYNEEAKSCLKELLCETGLSNSVSLQKMKCQGMCKSAPVFYIDSEKKYKKEVTKKKAQKLFTKYIVA; encoded by the coding sequence ATGGGTAAATGTAAATCTTTTAGTGAAGTAATTTATTTTTGCGACGGAAAAAAATGCTGCAGATACAACGAAGAAGCAAAGTCGTGCTTAAAAGAATTATTATGTGAAACGGGTTTAAGCAACAGTGTTTCGCTTCAAAAAATGAAGTGTCAAGGCATGTGTAAAAGTGCTCCCGTTTTTTATATCGACTCTGAAAAGAAATATAAAAAAGAAGTAACCAAGAAAAAAGCCCAGAAATTATTCACCAAATATATTGTTGCGTAA
- a CDS encoding DUF3810 domain-containing protein, giving the protein MKKNFFWKFLLLGFVVASYYLASDFPLFFTEIYNQKIYSILDRLMHVFSKIPFSVGDVLYAFVVVFIIYKIVVGLKKKTYQQLVLFLSTCFLLFLAIFQLFWGFNNYKYGVAHQLKLERNYTQPDLDTLTQKLIKLVNNQQIALTNDVSKKVVIAKDLEVFNETAALNYSKLPDHLQKLLIKNAINPVKSSFYSYALSYTGFSGYFNPFTHENHVNIEIPSIGMPVTVAHEMAHQLGVSSEAEANFFGFQVMQSSSNETFKYAANLYALKYCLKEYRYENEETYLLLFDQLNKGVQENILESELFWSNKRNVSSYFFKYLYGGFLKMNNQKDGIKSYNKFVDLLINYDKKFHQF; this is encoded by the coding sequence ATGAAGAAAAATTTTTTTTGGAAGTTTTTGTTGCTTGGATTTGTTGTTGCAAGCTATTATTTAGCATCTGATTTTCCTTTGTTTTTCACTGAAATTTACAACCAAAAAATCTATTCCATATTAGATCGATTAATGCATGTTTTTTCTAAAATCCCGTTTTCTGTTGGCGATGTGTTGTATGCTTTCGTAGTTGTGTTCATCATCTATAAAATAGTTGTAGGCTTAAAAAAGAAAACATATCAACAATTGGTTCTGTTTTTATCAACTTGTTTTTTACTTTTCTTAGCCATTTTTCAGCTTTTTTGGGGATTTAATAATTATAAATATGGTGTTGCACATCAATTAAAATTAGAACGAAATTATACCCAACCTGATTTAGATACGCTGACTCAAAAATTAATCAAGCTGGTAAACAATCAACAAATAGCGCTTACAAACGATGTGTCTAAAAAAGTTGTTATTGCAAAGGATCTAGAGGTTTTCAATGAAACTGCTGCGCTGAATTATTCCAAATTGCCTGACCATTTACAAAAATTGCTGATTAAAAACGCCATCAATCCTGTAAAATCATCGTTCTATTCCTATGCTTTATCATATACCGGATTTAGTGGATATTTTAATCCGTTTACGCATGAAAACCATGTAAACATAGAGATACCATCGATTGGAATGCCAGTAACAGTAGCTCATGAAATGGCGCATCAGTTGGGAGTTTCGAGCGAAGCCGAAGCCAATTTTTTTGGTTTCCAAGTGATGCAATCAAGCAGCAATGAAACGTTTAAATATGCCGCAAATTTGTATGCCTTAAAATATTGTTTAAAAGAATATAGATATGAAAACGAAGAAACCTATCTTTTACTGTTTGATCAATTAAACAAAGGCGTTCAAGAGAACATTTTAGAAAGCGAACTGTTTTGGAGCAATAAAAGAAATGTTTCTTCGTATTTTTTTAAGTATCTCTACGGTGGATTTTTAAAAATGAACAATCAAAAAGACGGTATCAAATCCTATAATAAATTTGTTGATTTATTGATCAATTATGACAAAAAATTCCATCAATTTTAA
- a CDS encoding NAD(P)/FAD-dependent oxidoreductase — protein MLNIPDSSNPRVVIIGGGFAGVSLARKLKNKNFQVVLLDKHNYHNFQPLMYQVATGGLESGSIAYPLRKIVKEHKEAFFRMALVEKIDTENKKITTDIGTIYYDYVVIATGSTNNYFGNTQIEKNSMVMKTIPEALNIRSLILENFELALQTNDMQQRKALMNFVIVGAGPTGVELAGALAEMKNAVFPKDYPDLDISMMEINLVQGSENILDAMSRKSSKAAEKFLKNLGVKIHLKTIVTNYDGTKVETKNGLTFETQAVIWSAGVKGAPVNGVDASLDRAARIKVNEFNQVEGFTDIFAIGDVAAMYGDKYQYGHPMMAQPAIQQGTLLAENLERLTKKQSLKKFVYNDKGSMATIGRNKAVVDLPKLHFNGVFAWFVWMFVHLFSLIGFKNKTLVFWSWVYNYFVFDRESRVIIRPFRKNRDAKPTEN, from the coding sequence ATGTTGAATATTCCAGATTCTAGTAATCCAAGAGTTGTTATCATTGGTGGCGGTTTTGCGGGTGTATCGCTTGCAAGAAAACTAAAAAATAAAAATTTTCAGGTGGTTTTGTTAGATAAACACAATTACCATAATTTTCAACCGCTTATGTACCAAGTGGCAACGGGTGGATTAGAATCCGGATCGATTGCTTATCCGCTTCGCAAAATTGTTAAAGAACATAAAGAGGCATTTTTCCGAATGGCTTTAGTAGAAAAAATTGATACCGAAAATAAAAAAATCACAACAGATATTGGTACTATTTACTATGATTATGTGGTGATTGCTACCGGATCTACGAATAATTATTTCGGAAATACACAGATTGAAAAAAACAGTATGGTAATGAAAACCATACCCGAAGCATTGAATATTCGCAGTTTAATTCTTGAAAATTTTGAATTGGCATTGCAAACCAATGACATGCAACAGCGAAAAGCACTGATGAATTTTGTAATTGTTGGTGCAGGACCAACCGGTGTGGAATTAGCCGGAGCTTTGGCGGAAATGAAGAATGCAGTTTTTCCTAAAGATTATCCCGATTTGGATATTTCGATGATGGAAATTAATTTGGTCCAAGGTTCTGAAAATATTTTAGATGCTATGTCTAGAAAATCTTCAAAAGCTGCAGAAAAATTCCTTAAAAATTTGGGTGTAAAAATCCATTTAAAAACCATTGTTACCAATTACGATGGCACAAAAGTTGAAACCAAAAATGGCTTAACCTTCGAAACGCAAGCCGTGATTTGGTCAGCAGGGGTAAAGGGTGCACCTGTAAATGGGGTCGATGCTTCGTTGGATCGGGCGGCACGTATCAAAGTAAACGAATTTAATCAAGTGGAAGGTTTTACAGATATTTTTGCAATTGGCGATGTAGCGGCGATGTATGGCGATAAATACCAATACGGTCATCCCATGATGGCACAACCAGCCATTCAGCAAGGCACTCTATTGGCCGAAAATTTAGAACGTTTAACCAAAAAACAATCGTTAAAAAAGTTTGTTTACAACGACAAAGGCTCCATGGCAACAATTGGTAGAAACAAAGCGGTTGTTGACTTACCAAAATTACATTTCAACGGTGTTTTTGCTTGGTTTGTTTGGATGTTTGTACATCTTTTTTCTCTTATTGGTTTCAAAAATAAAACATTGGTTTTTTGGAGTTGGGTGTATAATTATTTTGTGTTCGACAGAGAATCGCGCGTTATTATTCGTCCGTTTCGTAAAAACAGAGATGCAAAACCGACCGAAAATTAA